In Enterobacter sp. 638, a single window of DNA contains:
- the qseB gene encoding quorum sensing response regulator transcription factor QseB, translating into MRILLVEDDKLIGDGLKAGLTKMGFSVDWFTDGGTGKTALYSAPYDAVVLDLTLPGMDGLDILREWREKGRSEPVLILTARDALYQRVEGLRLGADDYLCKPFALVEVAARLEALVRRSHGQTRSELRHGNVTLDPVSLVAKLDGETLPLKPKEFALLELLMRNAGRVLPRKNIEEKLYTWDDDVSSNAVEVHVHHLRRKLGSHFIRTVHGIGYTLGDV; encoded by the coding sequence ATGCGCATTTTACTGGTAGAAGATGACAAGCTCATTGGTGACGGCCTCAAAGCCGGGCTGACAAAAATGGGCTTTAGCGTTGACTGGTTCACCGACGGCGGCACCGGTAAAACCGCGCTCTATTCCGCCCCTTACGATGCGGTCGTGCTGGATCTCACGCTGCCGGGCATGGATGGCCTCGATATTCTGCGCGAATGGCGCGAAAAAGGGCGCAGCGAGCCGGTATTGATTCTCACCGCGCGCGACGCGCTTTATCAGCGTGTGGAGGGGTTGCGCCTGGGGGCCGATGACTATCTGTGCAAACCCTTTGCCTTGGTGGAAGTCGCCGCGCGACTCGAGGCGCTGGTGCGACGCAGCCACGGTCAGACCCGAAGTGAATTGCGCCACGGCAATGTGACGCTGGATCCGGTGAGCCTGGTCGCCAAACTGGACGGCGAAACGCTCCCCCTCAAGCCGAAAGAGTTCGCCCTGCTGGAACTGCTGATGCGCAACGCGGGCCGCGTGTTGCCGCGTAAAAACATCGAAGAGAAGCTGTACACCTGGGATGATGACGTCTCCAGCAACGCCGTCGAAGTTCACGTCCATCACCTGCGCCGCAAACTCGGCAGCCATTTTATCCGCACCGTCCACGGGATCGGTTACACCCTGGGTGACGTATGA
- the qseC gene encoding quorum sensing histidine kinase QseC — protein sequence MKLTQLLSLKLRLTLLFLVLSLAAWLAASVVAWQQTTHKLDKLFDTQQMLFAKRLLTMDIDELNAPARMREAPKKAKHGHLDDDALAFAIYSTDGKMLLHDGENGQDIPYDYRRDGFDNGQLNDDKDAWRFLWLTAPNGNYRIVVGQEWEYRQEMALDVVTSQLTPWLVALPLMLLLLIVLLSRELRPLKRLAQSLHQRAPDATEKLATDGVPTEVRPLLDALNHLFDRTQEMMTRERRFTSDAAHELRSPLTALKVQTEVAQLSLDDPAAQEKALAQLHTGIDRASRLVDQLLTLSRLDSLDNLDDIEAIPLADLLQSAVMDIYHHAQRAGIEIRLNIHTQVTRSGQPLLLSLLVRNLLDNAVRYSPRGSAVDVTLSAQSFTVRDNGPGISPDALARIGERFYRPPGQDETGSGLGLSIVKRIAALHGMRVSLANVREGGFEVTVSW from the coding sequence ATGAAACTGACGCAACTTTTAAGTCTGAAATTACGCCTGACGCTGCTTTTTTTAGTGCTGTCGCTGGCCGCCTGGCTCGCCGCCAGCGTGGTGGCGTGGCAGCAGACCACGCACAAGCTCGATAAGCTGTTCGATACCCAGCAGATGCTGTTCGCAAAACGTCTGCTGACGATGGACATCGACGAACTCAACGCCCCTGCCCGCATGCGTGAAGCGCCCAAAAAAGCCAAACACGGGCATCTTGACGACGATGCGCTGGCCTTTGCCATTTATTCCACTGACGGCAAAATGCTGCTGCACGATGGCGAAAATGGCCAGGATATTCCGTATGACTATCGCCGTGATGGCTTTGATAACGGCCAGCTCAACGATGATAAAGACGCGTGGCGGTTTCTGTGGCTGACGGCGCCCAACGGCAATTACCGCATCGTGGTCGGCCAGGAGTGGGAATATCGCCAGGAGATGGCGCTGGATGTCGTCACTTCGCAGCTCACGCCATGGCTGGTCGCGCTGCCGCTGATGCTGTTACTGCTTATCGTCTTATTAAGCCGCGAGCTACGTCCCCTGAAGCGCCTGGCGCAGTCGTTACACCAGCGCGCGCCAGATGCCACGGAAAAACTCGCCACCGACGGCGTGCCAACGGAAGTGCGCCCTTTGCTCGACGCGCTGAATCACCTGTTTGACCGCACGCAGGAGATGATGACGCGCGAGCGGCGTTTTACTTCCGATGCCGCGCATGAACTCCGCAGCCCACTGACGGCGCTGAAGGTGCAAACCGAAGTGGCACAACTTTCGCTCGACGATCCCGCCGCGCAGGAAAAAGCGCTCGCGCAACTGCACACGGGCATCGATCGCGCATCGCGTCTGGTGGATCAACTGCTCACGCTTTCACGCCTGGATTCGCTGGACAATCTCGATGACATCGAAGCGATTCCGCTGGCCGATCTGCTGCAATCCGCGGTGATGGATATTTACCATCACGCCCAGCGCGCGGGGATTGAGATCCGCCTGAATATTCACACTCAGGTGACCCGTTCCGGTCAGCCATTGCTGCTAAGCCTGCTGGTCCGCAATCTGCTGGACAATGCCGTGCGCTATAGTCCACGCGGCAGCGCGGTGGACGTCACGCTTAGCGCCCAGAGTTTTACCGTACGCGACAACGGCCCGGGCATTTCCCCCGACGCGCTGGCGCGGATTGGCGAGCGTTTTTACCGTCCGCCAGGCCAGGATGAAACCGGTAGCGGCCTGGGACTGTCAATTGTGAAGCGTATTGCCGCGCTGCACGGAATGCGCGTTTCGCTGGCCAATGTACGGGAAGGCGGCTTTGAGGTGACGGTGAGTTGGTGA
- a CDS encoding NAD(P)H-dependent oxidoreductase, protein MSNILIINGAKKFAHSNGQLNDTLTEVADGFLRDAGHDVKVVRTDGDYDIQAEVQNFLWADVIVWQMPGWWMGAPWTVKKYMDDVFTEGHGSLYASDGRSRSDGAKKYGSGGLLHGKKYMLSLTWNAPLDAFTDEDQFFHGVGVDGAYLPFHKANQFLALEPLPTFIVNDVIKMPDVPRYIAEYRKHLGEIFA, encoded by the coding sequence ATGAGCAATATCCTGATTATCAATGGTGCGAAAAAATTCGCCCACTCTAACGGCCAACTGAACGACACCCTGACCGAGGTCGCGGACGGTTTCCTGCGCGACGCCGGACACGATGTTAAAGTCGTGCGTACCGACGGCGATTACGACATTCAAGCCGAAGTGCAGAATTTCCTGTGGGCCGACGTCATCGTCTGGCAGATGCCGGGCTGGTGGATGGGCGCGCCGTGGACCGTGAAAAAGTACATGGATGATGTGTTTACCGAAGGCCACGGATCGCTGTACGCCAGCGATGGTCGCTCTCGTTCTGATGGCGCTAAAAAATACGGTTCCGGCGGTCTGCTGCACGGCAAAAAATACATGCTGTCTCTGACCTGGAATGCCCCGTTGGATGCCTTTACCGACGAAGATCAGTTCTTCCATGGCGTGGGCGTTGATGGCGCCTATTTGCCTTTCCATAAGGCAAATCAGTTCCTGGCGCTGGAGCCGCTGCCAACGTTTATCGTGAATGACGTGATTAAAATGCCAGATGTGCCGCGCTATATCGCCGAATATCGCAAGCATCTCGGCGAGATTTTTGCTTAA
- a CDS encoding putative quinol monooxygenase has translation MLTVIAEIRTRPGQHHRQAVLDEFVKIIPAVLKEEGCHGYAPMVDTAAGVSFQTTAPDSIIMVEQWETVAHLEAHLQTPHMKAWGDAVKGNVLETHIRILEQGV, from the coding sequence ATGTTAACTGTTATTGCTGAAATCCGTACGCGTCCAGGCCAACATCACCGCCAGGCCGTGCTGGATGAGTTCGTGAAGATTATCCCGGCCGTATTGAAGGAAGAAGGCTGCCACGGCTACGCGCCGATGGTGGATACCGCCGCAGGCGTGAGCTTCCAGACCACCGCGCCTGACTCCATCATTATGGTTGAGCAGTGGGAAACCGTGGCCCATCTTGAAGCGCATCTGCAAACGCCACACATGAAAGCGTGGGGCGACGCGGTGAAAGGTAACGTTCTGGAAACGCATATCCGTATTCTGGAGCAAGGGGTTTAA
- a CDS encoding glycoside hydrolase family 88 protein: MLSHIVEERLADIPAPVNAHAFRDELSTARQHVLELISRHLTEFGELFPAETCKDGFYPLTGNVEWTTSFWTGQLWLAWEMSGDEKFRAMAEKHTRSFGLRIAGRHDTNTHDLGFLYTLSCVADWRLTGNREARGFSLLAAEALLERFHDKARIIQAWGDLSDPEQAGRMIIDCNMNLPLLYWATEQTGDPRFADAAKAHVMQAATYLIREDASTFHTYYMDVKTGAPRYGNTQQGYADDSCWSRGQAWGIYGFLLSYIYTGDDTMIALSKRLANYFLNRLPPDGVCHWDLALVGTDALRDSSSAAIAVCGLLELVKHLPATDPDRERYLEWAKGIMSSLTKHYLMGKDEKGNGLLKHSVYHLASDKGVDECASWGDYFYVEALVRFTQSWKLYW; the protein is encoded by the coding sequence ATGTTAAGTCATATCGTAGAGGAACGTCTGGCCGATATTCCCGCCCCCGTTAATGCCCATGCATTTAGGGATGAATTAAGCACGGCACGCCAGCATGTCCTCGAACTGATTAGCCGTCATTTAACGGAGTTCGGTGAACTATTCCCGGCGGAGACCTGCAAAGACGGATTTTATCCGCTGACTGGAAACGTCGAATGGACAACCAGCTTCTGGACCGGGCAGCTGTGGCTGGCGTGGGAGATGAGCGGTGACGAAAAATTCCGTGCGATGGCCGAGAAGCACACCCGCTCTTTTGGTCTGCGCATCGCCGGTCGTCACGATACGAATACCCACGATCTGGGCTTCCTCTATACGCTCTCGTGTGTGGCGGACTGGCGTCTGACCGGCAATCGCGAGGCGCGTGGCTTTTCGCTGCTGGCGGCAGAAGCCCTGCTTGAGCGTTTCCACGATAAAGCCAGGATCATCCAGGCGTGGGGCGATCTGTCCGATCCCGAGCAGGCCGGGCGGATGATCATCGACTGCAACATGAATCTGCCCCTATTGTACTGGGCGACCGAGCAGACGGGCGATCCGCGCTTTGCCGATGCCGCCAAAGCTCATGTTATGCAGGCAGCGACGTATCTGATCCGCGAAGATGCTTCAACGTTCCATACCTATTATATGGATGTCAAAACCGGTGCGCCGCGTTACGGCAATACGCAGCAGGGCTACGCCGACGACTCCTGCTGGTCGCGCGGCCAGGCGTGGGGGATTTACGGTTTTCTGCTGAGCTACATTTATACCGGCGACGACACGATGATTGCCCTGTCGAAACGGCTGGCGAACTATTTCCTCAATCGACTTCCGCCAGACGGTGTTTGTCACTGGGATTTGGCGCTGGTCGGCACCGATGCGCTGCGTGATTCGTCTTCGGCGGCGATTGCGGTATGCGGCCTGCTGGAACTGGTCAAACACCTGCCTGCGACCGATCCGGATCGTGAACGGTATCTGGAATGGGCGAAGGGCATTATGTCCTCGCTGACAAAACACTATCTGATGGGAAAAGACGAGAAGGGCAACGGTCTACTTAAGCACTCGGTTTACCATCTGGCGAGCGATAAAGGTGTGGATGAGTGCGCAAGCTGGGGGGATTATTTCTACGTAGAGGCGCTGGTGCGGTTTACACAAAGCTGGAAATTGTACTGGTAA
- a CDS encoding oligosaccharide MFS transporter → MENTSTNNRTEYYKISIFIFLYFFTWSASIGLLAIWLGQKANLSGSVIGTVFAVNGIFSVILKPIYGYILDKIGMSKYLLYFVVAMSALMAPFFIYVYQPLLMSNTMLGIIIGALYLSFAWYAGVAACESYSDRFSRLNGMEFGQIRMWGSLGWAVASSFSGLLFNLSPAYNFILGSVASVIMLIVLLNLKVNTNSVHASDVLTKEKIAPSDVYALLRSRKFWAFCLYVAGVAWMMFIAEQQFSRYFVTFFDDIHQGNAVFGYLGTVQSGMEFVMYMVIPLFVNFIGAKRGLLIVGLFVGARLIISGLCDSHLLISVLKPLYGLEICLLLVSVFKYIAEHFDKRVNATMYLLGYQAMLYVGNVVISSPAGYMYDRIGFEQTYIIMGATALTFTLLSAFTLSACQSKWRGTSAISVAEQNPSR, encoded by the coding sequence ATGGAAAATACATCAACGAATAACAGAACCGAATATTACAAAATCAGTATTTTTATCTTTCTCTATTTCTTTACGTGGTCGGCAAGTATTGGTTTGCTGGCGATCTGGCTCGGACAAAAGGCCAATCTCAGCGGGTCGGTTATCGGGACGGTATTTGCGGTTAACGGTATTTTCTCCGTGATTTTAAAACCGATCTACGGCTATATTCTCGATAAGATCGGGATGAGCAAATACCTGCTCTATTTTGTGGTGGCGATGTCGGCCCTGATGGCACCGTTCTTTATTTATGTCTATCAGCCGCTGTTAATGTCCAACACGATGCTGGGTATTATTATCGGCGCGCTCTATTTAAGCTTTGCCTGGTATGCGGGCGTGGCAGCGTGTGAATCCTATTCCGATCGTTTCAGTCGTCTAAACGGCATGGAGTTTGGTCAGATTCGCATGTGGGGTTCACTTGGCTGGGCGGTGGCGTCGTCGTTCTCGGGCCTGCTGTTTAACCTCTCGCCTGCGTATAATTTTATTCTGGGTAGCGTGGCGTCAGTCATCATGCTCATTGTTCTGCTGAACCTGAAAGTGAACACTAACTCCGTTCATGCCAGTGACGTACTGACCAAAGAGAAAATCGCCCCTTCGGATGTTTACGCGCTGCTGCGCAGCCGCAAGTTTTGGGCCTTCTGCCTGTATGTCGCGGGCGTGGCGTGGATGATGTTTATCGCCGAGCAGCAGTTCTCGCGCTACTTCGTCACCTTCTTTGACGATATCCATCAGGGCAACGCGGTATTCGGCTACCTCGGCACGGTTCAGTCGGGTATGGAATTTGTCATGTATATGGTGATTCCGCTGTTCGTGAACTTTATCGGTGCCAAGCGCGGATTACTCATCGTCGGGTTGTTCGTCGGGGCGCGTCTGATTATTTCCGGCCTGTGCGATTCCCACTTATTAATTTCCGTTCTCAAGCCTTTATACGGTCTGGAAATCTGTTTGCTGCTGGTGTCGGTATTTAAATATATCGCCGAGCATTTCGATAAACGTGTAAATGCCACCATGTATTTATTGGGCTATCAGGCGATGCTGTATGTCGGAAATGTGGTTATCTCGTCACCGGCGGGATATATGTATGACCGCATCGGATTTGAACAGACCTATATCATTATGGGCGCAACGGCGCTGACCTTTACGCTGCTCTCTGCCTTTACGTTATCCGCCTGCCAAAGCAAATGGCGTGGCACATCTGCAATCTCTGTAGCAGAACAGAATCCATCTCGATAA
- a CDS encoding DUF2264 domain-containing protein, whose translation MWAANKETSNPLSSRQNVVAEFNTMLGAVDKQFPAGSSRFSLGDTCAHYATDVAQMEGLSRVLWGLFPLMAAGDTTPFSDKYIAAIKQGTDPQSAGYWGETEPYDQRLVEMASYGLGLSLLQEKLTDLFTEREVMNLHAWLNQITDAQMPDSNWNYFAIMVQLGFKRAGLPFDQVAIDRRFAMMDAYYLGDGWYSDGSGRPKDYYISMAFHFYGLIYATLSGDEERATVLRERSRQFAEDFIYMSAADGASVPFGRSLTYRFAMVAFWSAVAFSGLNVFTPGIVKGIILRHLRWWQQQPILDRDGILTLGFAYPNLAMCEDYNSPGSPYWALKTYLILALAEEHPFWQAQEQPLPALAEKRVISHAQQILMHADDSQHVTMLTAGQLELNNYVNTDAKYTKFAYSSRFGFTIERGRYGLKHAACDSMLLLSDGDNYYRGRRECAEVRIDENAIFSRWSPWQDVHIDTWLVPFGAWHIRLHRVNSTRTLQAVEGGFAVMKTQPQLTARGCFLSADNGSSVIADLSPVITRQPDTVITPPNSSIMFAECAAIPVLSTTLPQGESWLCCAVMACSDSHKIAEIPQLQINTDQVVIRDPDNKRQLSFFL comes from the coding sequence ATGTGGGCGGCAAACAAAGAAACATCAAATCCGTTGTCTTCCCGTCAGAACGTGGTGGCGGAATTCAATACGATGCTGGGTGCAGTGGATAAGCAATTTCCGGCGGGGAGTTCGCGGTTTTCGCTGGGCGATACCTGCGCGCACTACGCCACCGACGTGGCGCAGATGGAGGGGCTGTCGCGCGTACTGTGGGGGCTGTTTCCGCTGATGGCAGCGGGCGACACCACGCCGTTTAGCGACAAATACATCGCGGCCATCAAGCAGGGGACCGATCCGCAAAGCGCAGGCTATTGGGGCGAAACAGAACCTTACGATCAGCGCCTGGTCGAGATGGCATCGTACGGCCTCGGGTTGTCGCTGTTGCAGGAAAAACTCACCGACCTGTTCACCGAGCGCGAGGTGATGAACCTGCACGCGTGGCTCAATCAGATAACCGACGCGCAAATGCCGGACAGTAACTGGAACTACTTTGCCATTATGGTTCAGCTGGGGTTTAAACGCGCCGGGTTGCCGTTTGATCAGGTGGCGATCGATCGCCGCTTCGCCATGATGGACGCTTATTACCTCGGCGATGGTTGGTATTCCGATGGTTCGGGGCGGCCAAAAGATTATTACATCTCAATGGCGTTTCACTTTTATGGCCTGATTTACGCCACGCTCAGCGGCGACGAGGAGAGGGCAACGGTGCTGCGTGAGCGTTCGCGTCAGTTCGCCGAAGATTTCATTTACATGTCTGCCGCCGACGGCGCGTCGGTGCCGTTTGGCCGCAGCCTGACCTATCGCTTTGCGATGGTGGCGTTCTGGAGCGCTGTCGCTTTTTCCGGCCTAAATGTGTTCACGCCGGGCATCGTGAAAGGTATTATCCTGCGCCATCTTCGCTGGTGGCAGCAGCAGCCGATCCTCGATCGCGACGGCATTTTGACGCTCGGCTTTGCCTATCCCAATCTGGCGATGTGCGAAGATTACAACTCGCCAGGCTCTCCGTATTGGGCGCTGAAAACCTATCTAATTCTGGCGCTGGCGGAGGAACATCCATTCTGGCAAGCGCAAGAACAACCGCTGCCAGCGCTGGCCGAGAAACGCGTTATTTCACACGCGCAGCAAATCCTGATGCACGCCGATGATTCGCAGCACGTCACGATGCTCACCGCTGGGCAGCTTGAGCTGAACAACTATGTGAATACCGACGCGAAATACACCAAGTTCGCCTACTCCAGCCGCTTCGGCTTCACGATTGAGCGCGGGCGTTACGGCCTTAAACACGCGGCCTGCGACTCTATGCTGCTGTTATCCGATGGCGACAATTACTACCGCGGGCGTCGGGAATGCGCGGAAGTGCGCATCGACGAAAACGCTATTTTCTCGCGTTGGTCGCCATGGCAAGACGTTCATATCGACACCTGGCTGGTGCCGTTTGGCGCGTGGCATATCCGTCTGCATCGGGTGAATAGCACCCGGACTTTACAGGCAGTGGAAGGGGGCTTTGCGGTGATGAAGACGCAGCCGCAACTGACCGCGCGCGGATGTTTTCTCTCGGCGGATAACGGCAGCAGCGTGATTGCCGATCTGTCGCCTGTTATCACGCGTCAACCTGACACCGTTATCACGCCGCCAAACAGCAGCATTATGTTTGCTGAATGCGCCGCGATTCCGGTACTCAGCACAACCCTCCCGCAAGGGGAAAGCTGGCTGTGCTGCGCGGTTATGGCGTGCAGCGATTCGCACAAAATAGCGGAAATTCCGCAGCTTCAAATTAATACCGATCAGGTCGTTATTCGCGACCCTGATAATAAACGTCAGCTCTCTTTCTTTTTATAA
- a CDS encoding AraC family transcriptional regulator: MREMPKSDHLELITLNDTIVSFSRLFANTVRYHHWHQCLEILYVEEGFGVAIVDNRHYTMRPGRLFFFPPFTLHKVMVDEQAEAIYRRTIIHLDHHAVLKVLRDFPQTQQRLQKLSRRGGEAWVADMADCHPHIHHLFSGYHPPLTSESVASLIISLFAMLPDDKDGAPGSSHGIASQVMFWLDEHYQQKFSLDALAGELGKSRSYVSRKFHAETGEKIHDYLNTLRLRKACECLLHSNESVRDIATRVGFSDVTYFISAFKKGIGETPLQYRKNHPGA, encoded by the coding sequence ATGCGTGAGATGCCAAAATCCGACCATCTGGAGCTGATTACCTTAAACGACACCATCGTGTCGTTCAGTCGGCTATTTGCCAATACGGTGCGGTATCACCACTGGCACCAATGCCTGGAAATTCTCTATGTGGAAGAAGGGTTTGGCGTGGCGATTGTCGATAATCGTCATTACACTATGCGCCCTGGACGGCTGTTTTTCTTCCCGCCGTTTACCCTGCACAAAGTCATGGTCGATGAGCAGGCCGAAGCGATTTATCGCCGCACGATTATTCATCTCGATCACCATGCGGTTCTGAAAGTGCTGCGCGATTTTCCGCAGACGCAGCAGCGGCTGCAAAAACTGTCCCGACGCGGCGGTGAAGCGTGGGTGGCGGATATGGCAGATTGTCATCCCCATATTCATCATCTGTTTAGCGGCTACCATCCACCGTTAACCAGCGAAAGTGTCGCCAGCCTGATCATCAGTCTGTTTGCAATGCTGCCGGATGATAAGGACGGCGCGCCCGGCAGCAGCCACGGCATTGCCAGTCAGGTCATGTTCTGGCTTGATGAACACTACCAGCAAAAATTCAGCCTCGATGCGCTGGCTGGCGAGTTGGGAAAGTCCCGCAGCTATGTCTCACGAAAATTTCATGCTGAAACGGGCGAGAAAATCCATGATTATCTGAATACGCTGCGGCTGCGAAAAGCCTGCGAATGCCTGCTTCACAGCAATGAGAGCGTGCGGGATATCGCCACGCGGGTGGGGTTTTCGGACGTGACGTATTTTATTAGCGCCTTCAAAAAGGGCATCGGTGAGACGCCCTTGCAGTACCGGAAGAATCATCCTGGCGCGTGA
- a CDS encoding MurR/RpiR family transcriptional regulator, whose product MIRKDKSRVDLYGDRFRARAHQLTPRLHQVATYINENREAVMEQTAMEIAALLKTSDATVVRAIQALGFAGLRDLKSTLEHWFGPAISASEKISTTVNILASDVNSSIDFVLEGHQHTCEVLSEPNNRFAMAQAVALLSEARQVAIFGIGASGVLAEYTARMFSRMGLPATALNRTGIGLAEQLIELQRGDVLVMMAQKSAHREGQTTLREAKRLGIPAILLTNALDSRFSKEVNVVIHVPRGGEKGKIPLHGTVLLCLEMIILSVASTTPQRSIKSIKRINELHRGLKPGKKSN is encoded by the coding sequence ATGATCCGCAAAGATAAATCGCGTGTGGATCTCTATGGCGATCGCTTTCGCGCCCGCGCACACCAGCTGACGCCTCGCCTGCATCAGGTCGCCACGTACATCAATGAGAACCGTGAAGCGGTGATGGAACAAACGGCGATGGAGATTGCGGCGCTGCTGAAAACTTCCGATGCCACCGTGGTGCGGGCGATTCAGGCGCTCGGTTTTGCCGGACTGCGGGATCTGAAAAGTACGCTTGAGCACTGGTTTGGACCGGCGATCAGCGCCAGTGAAAAGATCTCGACCACGGTCAATATCCTGGCCAGCGATGTCAATTCCAGCATCGATTTTGTGCTGGAGGGCCATCAACATACCTGCGAGGTCTTATCAGAGCCAAACAATCGCTTCGCCATGGCGCAAGCGGTGGCGCTGCTGAGTGAGGCGCGCCAGGTAGCCATTTTTGGCATTGGCGCATCGGGTGTTCTGGCGGAATACACCGCGCGCATGTTTAGTCGAATGGGGCTGCCGGCTACGGCGCTCAATCGCACGGGAATTGGACTGGCTGAACAGCTTATTGAGCTACAGCGCGGCGACGTACTGGTGATGATGGCGCAGAAATCCGCGCACCGGGAAGGACAAACCACGCTGCGCGAGGCGAAACGGCTGGGCATTCCCGCGATCCTGCTCACGAACGCTCTGGATTCGCGCTTCAGCAAAGAGGTAAACGTCGTGATTCACGTCCCACGCGGCGGCGAGAAAGGCAAAATTCCTCTGCACGGCACGGTGCTGCTGTGTCTGGAGATGATCATCCTGTCGGTCGCCTCGACCACGCCGCAGCGCAGCATTAAATCGATAAAGCGCATCAATGAATTACACCGCGGATTGAAGCCGGGTAAAAAGAGTAACTGA
- a CDS encoding iron-siderophore ABC transporter substrate-binding protein, translated as MRLFFSLLLLAGFSVSAAENVQTFTDDLGRAVQVPVHPKRIVSLHDLDITIPLIELGVPPIASHGRTRPDGSHFLRSSGMLTGVDFDNSDIKFIGTADIDIEAIAAAKPDLIITEPTRNTPIEQLARIAPTVSIDHLDGGAPEIYRKLAQLTGTQARLSILERRYQEQLNALKATIGTQKISVSVIQANQGKITAMHSYHSLGRVLRDAGFSFPPLIDSIPDGGRIDVSAERLPELDADFVFATWRGDTGGKPQDELAAMETVMPGWCQFLTACRTGHYVLISREEAISNSFASLGLMAAQVQSQIAGRPLPEAK; from the coding sequence ATGCGTTTATTCTTTTCCCTGCTGCTACTGGCGGGGTTTTCCGTCAGCGCAGCTGAAAATGTGCAGACATTTACGGATGATTTGGGTCGTGCGGTGCAGGTACCCGTCCACCCGAAACGGATCGTGTCGTTACACGATCTCGACATCACGATCCCGCTGATCGAACTCGGTGTTCCGCCCATCGCCAGCCACGGACGCACGCGTCCTGACGGCAGCCATTTTCTTCGCTCCAGCGGCATGTTAACGGGTGTCGATTTTGATAATTCCGACATCAAATTTATCGGCACGGCGGATATCGACATAGAAGCTATTGCTGCCGCAAAACCGGATCTGATTATCACCGAGCCAACGCGGAACACGCCGATTGAGCAACTGGCGCGGATCGCCCCCACGGTGAGCATCGATCATCTCGACGGTGGCGCACCGGAAATCTACCGCAAGCTGGCGCAACTGACCGGCACGCAGGCGCGGCTGAGCATTCTGGAGCGTCGCTATCAGGAACAACTCAACGCGCTGAAAGCGACGATAGGCACCCAGAAGATCTCCGTTTCGGTCATTCAGGCCAACCAGGGCAAAATCACCGCCATGCACAGCTATCACTCGCTGGGCCGCGTGCTGCGTGATGCCGGATTCAGCTTTCCGCCGCTTATCGACAGCATTCCGGACGGTGGCCGTATTGACGTGAGCGCCGAGCGTTTGCCGGAGCTGGACGCCGATTTTGTCTTTGCGACGTGGCGCGGCGACACCGGTGGCAAACCGCAGGACGAACTGGCGGCCATGGAAACCGTGATGCCTGGCTGGTGTCAATTCCTCACTGCCTGTCGTACCGGGCATTACGTCCTGATTTCCCGTGAAGAGGCGATCTCTAACTCCTTCGCTTCGCTGGGTCTAATGGCGGCGCAAGTGCAATCGCAAATCGCGGGCCGCCCGCTTCCGGAGGCGAAATGA